Genomic DNA from Streptomyces sp. NBC_01571:
CAACTCCTGCTCCAGCCGGGCGAGTTCCTCGCGCCGTCCGACGAAGCCGCGCGTCTCGGTCGGCAGGTCGCCGGACCGGCCGCCGGTCGTCCCGTCCTCCGCACCGCCCCGCGAACCGCCGGCCGGCCCTCGGGCCCCGCCGCCCCCGGCACCACCCACAGCACCGCCCGTCACCCCGCCGGCCGCCTTGTCGGACACACGACCAGTCTGACCGGATCATGGCCGTGCCCGGCCCCTGTCGCCGGACTCGGACGAGAAGCCGTCCACATCGGCTCGCTTCCGGACACTTTCCGACACCACACGGTCAACTCCGCGCGAACGGGGCGGTTCCTAAGGGCTGTCCCGTGATCCCCGGCGGGCGCACGACGACAGCCACGGCACCTCGCCGCGTTGTCGGATCGCCCGAACACACCCAGTACGAGGACGACCCTCCGCCTTGCGATGCACCGCATCCGACGCCGCGCGCTGATCCACCGGGGATCACGGGAAAGCCCTTAGAGGGCGAGCGTGCGGACCAGGTCCTCGGCGTCGCCGAGGAGCCGCACCTCACGTCGGCTCATCGTCGGATTGGCGGCCCGCCGCCGCACGGCCTCCGTGAGACCGTCCCGCGTCACCTGGTCCGTGTTCGCGTCGAGCATCGCGGCCAGTGTCTCCCCGGCCACCCCGGCCTGCGCCTCGTCGCCGACGGCGACCTGCGCGAGGATCACCGCGGACATGCCCCAGTCGAGGCCGGGCGGACCCTCCTCGGCGTCGGCCCAGTCGATGACCTTCGGACCGTCCGGGGTCAGCATCACGTTGTCGGGATGCAGGTCCAGGTGCAGCACCCGGACGGCGGGGTCGGCGGAGAGCCGCGCGGGCACGGCGTGCAGCTTGCGCAGCAGCCGGGCCAGGGTGAGCCCGGCCTCCTCTGCGGAGAAGAGCCCCGCTCCGAACGCCTCCAGCATGGTCGGCCCCGTCAGCCGTTCCATCACCAGGTCGCCGCGGGTCGCGGCCCGTATCCCCGGTACCGGATAGCCGTGCCGGCGTACGTGTTCCATCACCGTGGCCTCGGCCGTCGCGTCGCCCCAGCCCTCCCGGTTCCGCCGCAGCACCCACGTCTCGTCGATCTCGTAGACATCCGCCGAACGCCCCGAGCCGAGCAGTCTCCCCGTCCGCATGAGCCGAACCTAGCCGGTCGTGGGCCCCGCCCCACAGGCGGCGCCGGGGCGATTCCTACGGGCCGGTAGAGTGAGCGCGTCGTCATCACGCCCGTACGGGAGGAAGCCGGTTCAAATCCGGCGCCGACCCTGTCCCCGAGCCCTCGGCTCCGTCCGAGCGGGGAGACCCCGATCCGTGAACCGCCCGGCCGGCGGAGCCGGATCACCACGCCCGCGGACGTGAACGACTCGTGCCATCGGCAGCCCGCCGGTGGCCGGCACCGTCGAGGCACACGGAGCCGGAGCCGCTCGGGGCAGCCTGCGCCCGGTGCTGCCCGGCCCCGCAGGGAGAGTCATGATCGTTCGCCGCACCGCCGCGGTACTGGCAGCCACCGTCGTGATCGGTACGGCCCTCGTCCCGGCCGCCGTGGCCGACAGCTCCTCCCCGTCCCCCACCGCGTCCCGGGCGATACCCTCCGGCCTCTTCGGCAGCGCCGACCCCACCTACGACGGCGTGTGGCGGCAGTCCCTCGCCCTGCTCGCCCAGCACACGGTGGGCGAGCGGCCCGCGCCCAAGGCCGTCGACTGGCTGGCCGGACAGCAGTGCGCGAACGGCGCGTTCGCCGCGTACCGCGCCGACGCGGCGGCCCCGTGCGACACCAGGACCATGGTCGACACGAACAGCACCGCGGCGGCCGTGCAGGCCCTCGCCGCGCTCGGCGGGCACGACGGCGGGACGCGCAAGGCCGTCGGCTGGCTGAAGTCCGTACAGAACAAGGACGGCGGCTGGGGCTACACGGCGGGCGGGGCGAGCGACGCGAACTCCACGTCCGTGGTGGTCGGGGCGCTGGCCGCGGCCGGCGGGACGCCCGGGGACGTGAAGTCCAGGACGGGCAGGTCGCCGTACGACGCGCTGGTGAAGCTGTCGGTCGCGTGCGACGGCAAGGGCGCCGACGCGGGCGGCTTCGCCTACCAGCCGGACAAGCGGGGCGCGCTGGCCGCCAACGCGGACGCCACGGCCGCGGCGGTGCTGGGATCCCTCGGCAAGGGGCTCGTGACGACGGCCGGGAAGGCCCTCC
This window encodes:
- a CDS encoding phosphotransferase, with amino-acid sequence MRTGRLLGSGRSADVYEIDETWVLRRNREGWGDATAEATVMEHVRRHGYPVPGIRAATRGDLVMERLTGPTMLEAFGAGLFSAEEAGLTLARLLRKLHAVPARLSADPAVRVLHLDLHPDNVMLTPDGPKVIDWADAEEGPPGLDWGMSAVILAQVAVGDEAQAGVAGETLAAMLDANTDQVTRDGLTEAVRRRAANPTMSRREVRLLGDAEDLVRTLAL
- a CDS encoding prenyltransferase/squalene oxidase repeat-containing protein gives rise to the protein MIVRRTAAVLAATVVIGTALVPAAVADSSSPSPTASRAIPSGLFGSADPTYDGVWRQSLALLAQHTVGERPAPKAVDWLAGQQCANGAFAAYRADAAAPCDTRTMVDTNSTAAAVQALAALGGHDGGTRKAVGWLKSVQNKDGGWGYTAGGASDANSTSVVVGALAAAGGTPGDVKSRTGRSPYDALVKLSVACDGKGADAGGFAYQPDKRGALAANADATAAAVLGSLGKGLVTTAGKALPHGNTCEKADTLTPAQAAGNGAFHLAHLLHDTPYLKSAMPGAKDRPDYGNTADAVVALAAQGGIAETKKPLAWLEKNSGPWATASGPAAYAQLILAAHATGTDPRAFGGTDLVERLGATGPAAQASGPAASADANDNNQKDQKKDDGKGVNVWWIIGVGLVGGIGIGFLISGRSKKQQP